One segment of Treponema pectinovorum DNA contains the following:
- a CDS encoding phosphatidate cytidylyltransferase produces the protein MNSKVISRLCIFFIGIPVIIALIMLNQFNHLALHAVITMAAILASSEFYHILSHNFKLQKKYIIIPLTCFIHLVMFARAIFVFDFSFVYFSYIASLLLCLMIEVIFSKTFEDSNHRIASSFLILTYIGLLFTFLSRMTFFEHSRQILITFFTMVFFCDSLAWFFGVLFGKNNKGFIKASPNKSIAGFCGGIFGSILSGVLCYHLWSDIFTGSIVKIILLGVLISLTSIIGDLVESVFKRSSQCKDSGSIIPGRGGILDSIDSIIFSAPVFYFAITHIYKNL, from the coding sequence ATGAACAGTAAAGTCATCTCGCGACTTTGTATATTTTTTATTGGCATTCCAGTTATAATCGCACTGATAATGCTCAATCAATTCAATCATCTTGCGTTGCATGCGGTAATAACAATGGCGGCAATTTTGGCTTCGTCGGAATTTTATCATATTTTGAGTCATAATTTTAAACTTCAAAAAAAATATATCATAATCCCCCTCACCTGCTTTATTCACCTTGTGATGTTTGCACGCGCAATCTTCGTTTTTGATTTTTCGTTCGTTTATTTTTCGTACATAGCCTCTCTTTTGCTTTGCCTTATGATTGAAGTTATCTTTAGCAAAACTTTTGAAGATTCTAACCATCGCATAGCTTCATCTTTTTTGATTTTAACTTACATCGGTCTACTTTTTACTTTTCTTTCGAGAATGACATTTTTTGAACATTCAAGACAGATTTTAATAACTTTTTTTACAATGGTTTTTTTCTGCGACTCGCTTGCGTGGTTTTTTGGAGTTCTTTTTGGAAAAAACAACAAGGGTTTTATAAAAGCAAGCCCGAACAAAAGCATTGCAGGATTTTGTGGCGGAATTTTCGGTTCAATTTTAAGTGGAGTTTTATGTTACCATCTTTGGAGCGATATTTTTACAGGCTCAATAGTAAAAATCATTTTGCTTGGAGTTTTGATTTCTTTAACTTCGATAATTGGCGATTTGGTTGAATCTGTATTCAAGCGTTCGTCTCAATGCAAGGATTCTGGTTCGATAATTCCAGGTCGAGGAGGAATTTTAGACTCCATCGACAGCATAATCTTTTCTGCTCCGGTCTTTTATTTTGCAATAACGCACATATATAAAAATCTATAA
- the dxr gene encoding 1-deoxy-D-xylulose-5-phosphate reductoisomerase: MSNEKFKKRILVLGCTGSIGSSTLDIIKNQPEKFLCCGLSANSNSKKLDELSLLFNCPSTLTSKDGYDGIKKLLDETKPDIVVNGISGSAGLTSTILTLERGINLALANKESVVMAGPLIFDLAKKNSCKILPVDSEHSAIFTLLEQCKLENVEKLIITASGGPFRTWKSEKIAEATLKDALKHPTWNMGTKITVDSATLGNKGLEVIEAKRLFSFSTDDIQVVVHPESIVHSLVRTKDGIVYAQMSEPDMKHPIIQALNWPKVENNFMKPFDLTDTKDGKRTLTFEKPRTNDFPLLDLAFQAAKKDNCHPIAFNAANEIAAWAFIDEKIKFSEIAETVEHVMSKENLWNKVVRDLKDIFEADELARKFAKEFLKV; this comes from the coding sequence ATGAGCAACGAAAAATTTAAAAAAAGAATTTTAGTTTTAGGCTGCACAGGTTCAATAGGTTCAAGCACGCTCGACATAATAAAAAATCAGCCTGAAAAATTTCTCTGCTGTGGTCTTAGTGCAAATTCCAATTCAAAAAAATTAGACGAACTTTCATTACTGTTCAACTGCCCTTCAACTTTGACAAGCAAAGACGGCTATGATGGAATAAAAAAACTTTTAGACGAAACAAAGCCAGACATAGTCGTAAACGGAATTTCTGGAAGTGCGGGGCTTACTTCCACAATTTTAACTTTAGAACGCGGAATAAATCTTGCCCTTGCAAACAAAGAATCTGTGGTAATGGCAGGACCTTTGATTTTTGACCTTGCAAAAAAAAATTCCTGCAAAATTCTTCCTGTAGATAGTGAACACTCTGCAATATTCACTCTTTTAGAGCAATGTAAACTAGAAAATGTTGAAAAATTAATAATAACTGCAAGTGGCGGTCCTTTTAGAACCTGGAAATCCGAAAAAATTGCAGAAGCAACTCTAAAAGATGCGTTAAAACATCCAACCTGGAACATGGGAACAAAGATAACTGTTGATTCTGCAACTCTTGGAAATAAAGGCCTGGAAGTTATAGAAGCAAAAAGGCTTTTTTCTTTTTCCACAGATGATATTCAAGTTGTTGTACATCCAGAAAGCATAGTACATTCGCTGGTACGCACAAAAGACGGAATCGTATATGCGCAAATGAGCGAACCTGATATGAAGCATCCTATAATCCAAGCATTGAATTGGCCAAAAGTCGAAAATAATTTTATGAAGCCCTTTGACCTTACTGATACAAAAGATGGAAAGAGAACTTTGACCTTTGAAAAACCAAGAACAAATGATTTTCCACTTTTAGATTTAGCGTTTCAAGCGGCAAAAAAGGATAATTGCCACCCTATCGCATTTAACGCCGCAAACGAAATTGCAGCGTGGGCTTTTATCGACGAAAAAATTAAATTTTCTGAAATTGCAGAAACCGTTGAACATGTTATGTCCAAAGAAAATTTGTGGAACAAAGTTGTTAGAGATTTAAAAGATATTTTTGAAGCCGATGAACTTGCCCGAAAATTTGCAAAAGAGTTTTTAAAGGTATGA
- a CDS encoding WD40 repeat domain-containing protein: MKNKFIVFLAFVFLGSFSFAQSHLSTQAHQGAVSELAVLEGATSEENTVFSVGKDGFIIKWTEDGLGEHYQVSDVEIKMIARSPNKSDVAIYETDGASFNMVSVWNFNTLSRKCAFTFNSPVTSLSYSAKGTFVLCGTASDKGTYFLNTSNNTITSKKLKESTGAVNLLVTSESENTLASYSPTGSLCYYNLKTGEQKAKFYTESFLSQPVMFNNNVFLAGYKDGFIYIIQATNGKTVAKEKIAGKKPVIFSSNKNQNLYYITNENRQFKLYMIQNDRNKNVISPELIRTFTGIKQGEELISAVKNGENIFAGTNLGNIYKFDSNVAERVDVLQPLSDKMYDYIYDIASYNDSFYFLTPNAIFLSSYDNGIVDKKGLNPNHTNILPYGQNVILWTKDSRKTVQLLDFSTGNVSDIFTPEANIKSLKIYGQNLLAIEGSSSVNMYSISSLKKENLYNGTGIQDALLYSETDLYIAKTSATTPQVPLLYVNTRTKETVPLNVRGNVAYSLVYNQDMQSGEKSEIYGILISSNAQNRAITSLFSFNPSTNSFRTLVNENSEDANAICYLSFPVLYTNMGKSRIRSYNLVARRNFEYKRSASLPLKIAKNETRLVILNRDGSISWYNPDMNNVLADWYLTTDGQWFEF; the protein is encoded by the coding sequence ATGAAAAATAAATTTATCGTTTTTTTAGCGTTTGTTTTTTTAGGCAGTTTTTCTTTTGCACAATCACATCTTTCGACACAGGCTCATCAAGGGGCAGTTTCTGAATTAGCAGTTCTTGAAGGTGCGACTTCAGAAGAGAACACAGTTTTTAGCGTCGGCAAAGATGGTTTTATAATAAAGTGGACAGAAGATGGCTTAGGCGAACACTATCAGGTGAGCGATGTGGAAATAAAAATGATTGCTCGAAGCCCAAACAAAAGCGATGTTGCAATATACGAAACCGATGGCGCTTCTTTTAATATGGTAAGCGTTTGGAATTTCAACACGCTTTCAAGAAAATGCGCCTTTACTTTTAATTCACCTGTAACTTCACTGTCCTACTCTGCAAAAGGAACTTTTGTTTTGTGCGGAACGGCAAGCGACAAGGGAACATATTTTTTAAACACCTCTAACAATACTATAACTTCAAAAAAATTAAAGGAATCAACTGGTGCGGTAAATCTACTTGTTACAAGCGAAAGCGAAAACACACTTGCTTCGTATTCGCCGACAGGCTCGCTTTGTTACTACAATTTAAAAACAGGAGAACAAAAAGCAAAATTTTACACAGAATCTTTTTTGAGCCAGCCAGTTATGTTCAACAACAATGTTTTTCTGGCAGGTTACAAAGACGGTTTTATATACATAATTCAGGCAACAAATGGAAAAACAGTTGCAAAAGAAAAAATTGCTGGCAAGAAACCTGTAATCTTTTCTTCAAATAAAAATCAAAATCTCTATTACATAACAAACGAAAACCGTCAATTTAAACTCTATATGATTCAAAATGACAGGAACAAAAATGTAATATCGCCCGAACTGATAAGAACTTTTACAGGAATAAAGCAGGGAGAAGAATTGATTTCTGCTGTAAAAAACGGAGAAAACATATTTGCAGGGACAAACCTTGGAAATATCTACAAATTTGACAGCAATGTCGCAGAAAGAGTCGATGTACTTCAACCACTAAGCGATAAGATGTACGATTACATATACGACATCGCGTCTTATAATGACAGTTTTTATTTTTTAACGCCTAATGCGATTTTTCTTTCTTCTTATGATAACGGAATTGTAGATAAAAAAGGTTTAAATCCTAACCACACGAACATACTTCCTTATGGTCAAAATGTAATTTTGTGGACAAAGGATTCAAGAAAAACTGTTCAACTTTTGGATTTTTCGACGGGTAATGTTTCTGATATTTTTACACCAGAAGCAAATATAAAATCTTTAAAAATTTATGGTCAAAATCTGCTTGCAATAGAAGGAAGCTCTTCGGTAAATATGTATTCGATTTCTTCGCTGAAAAAAGAAAATCTCTACAATGGAACAGGAATTCAAGATGCACTTTTATACAGCGAAACGGATTTGTACATTGCAAAAACGAGTGCGACAACTCCGCAAGTTCCGCTCTTATATGTAAATACGCGCACAAAAGAAACTGTTCCTCTAAATGTACGTGGGAATGTCGCTTATTCGTTAGTTTATAATCAAGATATGCAAAGCGGTGAAAAATCAGAAATTTACGGAATTTTGATTTCTTCAAATGCACAAAACCGAGCTATCACTTCTCTTTTTTCGTTTAATCCTTCGACAAATAGTTTTAGAACTCTCGTAAACGAAAATTCAGAAGATGCAAACGCAATCTGCTATCTTTCTTTCCCTGTTTTATATACGAATATGGGAAAATCGAGAATCCGTTCCTACAATTTAGTTGCAAGAAGAAATTTTGAATACAAAAGAAGCGCTTCTCTTCCTTTAAAAATCGCGAAGAATGAGACAAGGCTTGTAATTTTAAACCGCGATGGTTCTATAAGTTGGTACAATCCAGACATGAACAATGTTCTCGCAGACTGGTACCTGACCACAGACGGTCAATGGTTTGAATTTTAA
- a CDS encoding glycogen synthase, producing the protein MKILMVSAEATPFAKTGGLADVVSALAGNLSLLGHEVKIVLPRYYKIDRRNLKKMEGPLGVPVGTGHEWTAVYTATLPGFDKVEVCFLDHENCFGRDGIYGTKHETDFHDNTYRFSLLCHGALQVCNKLGWFPDIVHAHDWSAALANVLIKHVCRFQHPFRNTASVFTIHNMGYQGVYGKDKFPDLALDWNLYYGAGFEKEGNINLLQAGISCADMVTTVSPTYSKEIQTSEGGFGLDGLLRVRSDVVRGIVNGVDTEIWSPSKDKLIPHRFSAKDLSGKELCKKELQKYFSLPQKDVPIIGMIGRLVSQKGIAELIAPNFGCLWDICKTMDVQIVLLGTGERWAEDEILALQEKLPNFKAKIGYNEELSHLIEAGSDFFLMPSRYEPCGLNQLYSQIYGTLPIVHRTGGLNDTVQNYDEKTGDGTGFMFDHLTPSAIYDTVGWAVYAYYNKKDHIKKMRLRAMKQDFSWQVSCHEYEQVYREALFRGCGI; encoded by the coding sequence ATGAAAATTTTAATGGTAAGTGCGGAAGCGACTCCTTTTGCAAAGACAGGTGGGCTTGCAGATGTGGTTTCTGCCCTGGCTGGAAATTTGAGCCTTTTGGGACATGAAGTGAAAATTGTGCTACCTCGCTACTACAAGATAGACAGACGCAATCTAAAAAAAATGGAAGGTCCTTTGGGTGTGCCTGTGGGAACTGGGCACGAATGGACAGCAGTTTATACGGCAACTCTTCCAGGATTTGACAAAGTCGAAGTTTGTTTTCTTGACCATGAAAATTGTTTTGGTCGCGATGGAATTTATGGAACCAAACACGAAACTGATTTTCACGACAATACGTATAGATTCAGTCTCTTGTGTCATGGAGCCTTGCAGGTTTGTAACAAACTTGGTTGGTTTCCAGATATTGTTCATGCACACGATTGGTCTGCAGCCCTTGCAAATGTTTTAATAAAACACGTGTGCCGATTTCAACATCCTTTCAGAAATACAGCTTCTGTTTTTACGATTCACAATATGGGCTACCAAGGGGTTTATGGAAAAGATAAATTTCCTGATTTGGCATTGGATTGGAATTTATACTATGGGGCCGGTTTTGAAAAAGAAGGAAATATAAATCTCTTGCAGGCAGGAATTTCTTGTGCAGATATGGTTACAACTGTAAGTCCGACTTATTCAAAGGAGATTCAAACTAGCGAAGGCGGTTTTGGGCTTGATGGACTTTTGCGAGTGAGGTCGGATGTTGTTCGTGGGATTGTAAACGGAGTTGATACTGAAATTTGGTCTCCTTCCAAAGACAAACTCATTCCTCATCGTTTTTCTGCAAAAGATTTAAGTGGAAAAGAACTCTGTAAAAAAGAACTTCAAAAATATTTTTCACTTCCTCAAAAAGATGTGCCAATAATCGGTATGATAGGGCGTCTGGTCAGCCAAAAAGGAATTGCGGAATTGATTGCACCAAATTTTGGCTGTCTTTGGGATATATGCAAAACTATGGATGTGCAGATTGTACTTTTGGGAACTGGAGAGCGATGGGCAGAAGACGAAATTTTAGCACTTCAGGAAAAACTTCCAAATTTCAAAGCAAAGATTGGTTATAACGAAGAATTGAGCCATTTGATAGAAGCAGGCTCAGACTTTTTCTTGATGCCTAGCCGTTATGAGCCATGCGGTCTCAATCAGCTTTATTCACAAATCTACGGAACCCTTCCAATCGTTCATCGAACTGGCGGACTTAACGATACCGTTCAAAATTATGACGAGAAAACTGGCGACGGAACAGGCTTTATGTTTGACCATTTAACGCCAAGTGCAATTTACGACACTGTAGGTTGGGCGGTTTATGCTTATTACAACAAAAAAGACCACATCAAAAAGATGCGCTTGCGTGCTATGAAGCAAGACTTTTCATGGCAAGTAAGCTGCCACGAATATGAGCAGGTCTACAGAGAAGCTCTGTTCCGTGGCTGTGGCATATAA
- the uppS gene encoding polyprenyl diphosphate synthase: MKIEEIKANVLPTHIALIMDGNGRWAKNKGLPRTAGHKEGLSSAKKIVAAAAKLGIKYVTLYTFSTENWKRAQEEVGYLMTLIKGHLRAEFQFYKNNGIKIEHIGDLSGLPKDVQAEIIKAKEETKDFTGTTCILAINYGSRDEIVRAVKKLIENKQVSSLITEQELSNQLDLPFVPDVDLMIRTGGEQRLSNFLLWQCAYAEFIFTDTLWPDYTEDEFFDNIIEFQKRNRRFGSVLETK; encoded by the coding sequence ATGAAGATTGAAGAGATAAAGGCGAACGTTCTTCCAACTCATATTGCTCTAATCATGGATGGAAACGGTCGCTGGGCTAAAAACAAAGGGCTGCCTCGCACTGCAGGACACAAAGAAGGTCTTTCGTCTGCAAAAAAAATTGTCGCGGCAGCAGCAAAACTGGGAATAAAATACGTAACTTTATATACCTTTTCAACTGAAAACTGGAAGCGCGCTCAAGAAGAAGTTGGTTACCTTATGACGCTGATAAAAGGTCATCTTCGAGCAGAATTTCAATTTTATAAAAATAACGGAATAAAAATTGAACACATTGGAGATTTATCTGGACTTCCAAAAGATGTTCAAGCAGAAATAATAAAAGCAAAAGAAGAAACAAAAGATTTTACAGGTACAACCTGCATCCTTGCAATAAATTATGGAAGCAGAGATGAAATCGTGCGTGCCGTAAAAAAATTGATTGAAAATAAGCAGGTTTCGTCTCTGATAACAGAACAGGAACTTTCCAACCAGCTTGATTTGCCTTTTGTTCCAGATGTTGACCTTATGATACGAACTGGTGGCGAGCAACGCTTGAGCAATTTCCTGCTGTGGCAGTGTGCATACGCTGAGTTTATCTTTACAGATACTCTTTGGCCAGATTATACTGAAGATGAATTTTTCGACAACATAATAGAATTTCAAAAAAGAAATAGGAGATTTGGTTCTGTTTTAGAAACTAAATAA
- a CDS encoding class I SAM-dependent RNA methyltransferase has translation MEKFTVVAEKMVAGGYCLAKLNGKNVFVMFTIPGEKIEIEITKDFKDYSIAKLIKVLEPSSHRVLPFCSFYGSCGGCNMQHIEIGYQRKLRADLLKDCFEREGIKIPEIKSIFGEEKNYRSRIQLTDGGLNERASNKVLPVDFCPIATRQINDYLNKTPQEQRPSGRVHFFGDDRVISKTESGFEKLVIADETKIDFWQQKQLGKSKKSAKNKVVKRFAGTLANSKNSCTVEIARKRIEFDVKGFFQSNMEILEKTTKILTKNLGGNSVLDFYSGCGTFSVFLADLFKKTVLVEHNRDALIYAEANLLGKPHETYGLSGKNWILSNAKSVLQRDGAFDAVVIDPPRSGMEKEVCQWLCKNKTAQIRSVSCDPSTHARDCAHLIKSGYKLTQLYLLDFYPQTAHIESLAFFEYV, from the coding sequence ATGGAAAAATTTACCGTAGTTGCAGAAAAGATGGTTGCAGGCGGATATTGCCTTGCAAAACTGAACGGCAAAAATGTCTTTGTAATGTTTACAATTCCTGGCGAAAAAATAGAAATTGAAATTACAAAAGATTTTAAAGATTATTCCATCGCAAAGCTCATAAAAGTCCTTGAACCTTCCTCTCACCGCGTCTTGCCATTCTGTAGCTTTTACGGAAGTTGCGGCGGTTGCAATATGCAACACATCGAAATTGGCTACCAACGAAAGTTGAGAGCAGATTTATTAAAAGATTGTTTTGAGCGAGAAGGAATAAAAATTCCGGAGATTAAGAGCATTTTTGGCGAAGAAAAAAATTATCGCTCAAGAATACAACTTACGGACGGTGGCTTAAACGAAAGAGCAAGCAACAAGGTTTTGCCAGTGGATTTTTGTCCGATTGCAACAAGACAGATAAATGATTACCTGAATAAAACGCCTCAAGAGCAACGACCAAGCGGACGAGTTCATTTTTTTGGTGATGACAGGGTAATTTCCAAAACAGAAAGTGGATTTGAAAAACTTGTGATAGCCGACGAAACAAAAATCGATTTTTGGCAGCAAAAGCAACTGGGGAAATCAAAAAAATCAGCAAAAAACAAAGTTGTAAAGAGATTTGCCGGCACCTTAGCAAATTCAAAAAATTCCTGCACTGTCGAAATTGCAAGGAAAAGGATAGAATTTGACGTTAAAGGATTTTTTCAATCCAACATGGAAATTCTTGAAAAAACCACAAAGATTTTAACCAAAAACTTAGGTGGAAATTCAGTTTTAGATTTTTATTCTGGATGTGGAACTTTTTCAGTATTTTTAGCAGATTTATTCAAAAAAACAGTCCTCGTGGAACACAACAGAGATGCCTTAATTTATGCAGAAGCAAACTTGCTTGGGAAACCTCACGAAACGTACGGTTTAAGCGGAAAGAACTGGATTCTATCAAATGCGAAATCCGTTTTGCAACGCGATGGAGCCTTTGATGCAGTAGTAATCGATCCGCCACGAAGCGGAATGGAAAAAGAAGTCTGCCAATGGCTTTGCAAAAACAAAACTGCCCAGATACGAAGCGTTTCCTGCGATCCTTCGACCCATGCAAGAGATTGTGCTCATCTGATAAAATCAGGATATAAGCTTACTCAACTTTACCTTTTAGATTTTTATCCTCAAACAGCGCATATCGAAAGCCTTGCTTTTTTTGAATATGTTTAA
- a CDS encoding DUF6675 family protein has product MKKTILLAFTLLQTVFALSSLPFNSRLTSEERRKLEAGEVLIRNIDSMKEICIEENDSTSKIIRTMKKLDPAFVAEVIQVRPYKGNEDLKEKINSTLENISDYVGIPYFSERQQKWYELYSSAEITNDKTEGNLRTIDCILEMSLFGKFNSMIQIEENEKYYYYELKNLDKLVYHEKFTAVKPQKMYSCITLFRDGDNWVLYAIGGVDCPKIWFLKDRIETSFMNRIKTFCNFIFSKI; this is encoded by the coding sequence ATGAAAAAGACAATTTTACTTGCATTTACCTTATTGCAGACAGTTTTTGCACTGAGTTCTCTGCCATTTAACTCGCGATTAACTTCAGAAGAAAGAAGAAAACTTGAAGCTGGCGAAGTGTTGATAAGAAACATAGATTCCATGAAAGAAATCTGTATTGAAGAAAATGACTCAACTTCAAAAATAATACGAACGATGAAAAAGCTTGACCCTGCATTTGTTGCAGAGGTCATTCAAGTTCGTCCATACAAAGGTAACGAAGATTTAAAAGAAAAGATAAATTCTACACTCGAAAATATTTCCGATTACGTGGGAATTCCATATTTTTCTGAGCGCCAGCAAAAATGGTACGAACTTTATTCTTCCGCGGAAATAACAAACGACAAAACAGAAGGAAATTTGCGCACTATTGACTGCATATTGGAAATGTCGTTGTTTGGGAAATTTAATTCTATGATACAAATCGAAGAAAATGAAAAATACTATTATTACGAATTAAAAAATTTGGACAAACTCGTCTATCACGAAAAATTTACCGCTGTAAAACCTCAAAAAATGTATTCATGCATAACTCTTTTTAGAGATGGCGATAATTGGGTTTTGTACGCGATTGGTGGAGTCGACTGCCCGAAAATTTGGTTTTTAAAAGACAGAATCGAAACCTCATTTATGAACAGAATTAAAACGTTCTGCAATTTTATATTCTCAAAAATTTAA
- a CDS encoding M50 family metallopeptidase, translated as MILKIIYGLFILGVIVFIHEMGHFIAAIISGVKVEAFSIGMGPVLLHKKIRGVDWRISLFPVGGYCSMKGENFAESEKNVMEFSSEKDSLYGVSPLKRAFIAFAGPFSNLILTFFSFFLIALIGFSYWSASNKIILANEVYPQISSPAANAGIKTGDIIMQINGKKIEDFSELYSFVSLHPDEDLKIKVLREGKEMTFYVHSDLDKNTGSGKIGVVSDSGTTIKRQAKTYGFFGSLVQAGKETVSIFNASIKGIATLFKGVNVTKAVSGPASITTMLGDTVQSAFSSDLKTGLSSVLNFIALISISLFIMNLLPIPILDGGLILVSIIEMIFRTRISVKIRNRVQYIGLVFIAFFFIIAMIGDFNYFVRLFHEK; from the coding sequence ATGATTTTAAAAATAATATACGGTCTTTTTATACTTGGCGTGATTGTTTTTATTCACGAAATGGGACATTTTATTGCAGCAATTATAAGTGGAGTAAAAGTCGAAGCGTTTTCCATAGGAATGGGACCTGTTTTGTTGCATAAGAAAATTAGAGGCGTCGACTGGAGAATTTCACTTTTTCCTGTTGGCGGCTATTGCTCTATGAAAGGTGAAAATTTTGCAGAGTCCGAAAAAAACGTGATGGAATTTTCAAGCGAAAAAGATTCGCTATATGGGGTTTCGCCTTTAAAACGCGCTTTTATCGCTTTTGCGGGTCCCTTTTCAAATCTGATTCTCACTTTTTTTTCATTTTTTTTAATCGCTTTGATAGGCTTTAGTTATTGGTCTGCTTCTAACAAAATCATCCTTGCAAACGAAGTTTATCCACAAATATCATCTCCTGCTGCAAATGCTGGAATAAAAACTGGCGATATAATAATGCAGATAAATGGGAAAAAAATAGAAGACTTTTCAGAATTATATTCTTTTGTTTCCTTGCATCCAGATGAAGACCTCAAAATAAAAGTTTTGAGAGAAGGCAAAGAAATGACTTTTTATGTGCATTCAGATTTGGATAAAAATACTGGCTCTGGAAAAATTGGAGTTGTAAGCGATTCGGGCACAACTATAAAACGCCAGGCAAAAACTTACGGATTTTTTGGAAGCCTTGTTCAAGCAGGAAAGGAAACCGTTTCGATTTTTAACGCTTCTATAAAAGGAATTGCAACCCTTTTTAAAGGAGTAAATGTTACAAAAGCTGTGAGCGGACCTGCTTCCATAACAACAATGTTGGGAGACACAGTTCAATCGGCATTTTCCAGTGATTTAAAAACAGGGCTTTCTTCGGTATTGAATTTTATAGCTCTCATAAGCATTTCGCTTTTTATAATGAATCTACTGCCAATCCCAATTTTAGACGGTGGACTTATATTAGTTTCAATAATAGAAATGATTTTTCGCACGCGTATTTCTGTAAAAATACGCAATCGTGTACAATATATAGGTTTAGTTTTCATCGCTTTTTTCTTTATAATTGCGATGATAGGTGATTTTAACTATTTTGTGAGGCTTTTTCATGAAAAATAA
- a CDS encoding pyridoxal phosphate-dependent aminotransferase, whose product MISQKIKATIHSKTSSVIRQMFEEGIRLKKLYGQDKVFDFSLGNPDLEPPPQLKEEIIKQAQNDFHGCHGYMSNAGFPETRKAIAEKVSLEQNFQVESKNVVISCGAASALNCIFKTLLNEGDEVIVPSPFFSEYRNYVGNYNGKLVEVPSKDDFSLEIQAIKDALSPKTAAILINTPNNPTGKVYSQKEIEDLVFILDEYSKNSERKPYLIFDEPYRAIVYDGVTIPTVFDKYNYSIVISSFAKDLSIPGERIGYMAVNPNCDEADEVVNAFTFCLRTLGFVNAPAFFQRVISKTWNAKVDYSSYKKRRDLLMAILDEAGFEYFRPDGAFYLFVKVPDFWKGDDGSFCEHLKKFFILSAPGIGFGKKGFFRLAYCVSEKTIVNSREAFINAAK is encoded by the coding sequence ATGATATCTCAAAAAATAAAAGCGACCATCCATTCAAAAACATCTTCTGTAATAAGACAGATGTTTGAAGAGGGAATCCGCCTCAAAAAGTTGTACGGGCAAGACAAGGTTTTTGATTTTTCACTTGGAAACCCAGATTTAGAGCCTCCACCACAATTAAAAGAAGAAATAATAAAGCAAGCCCAAAACGATTTTCACGGTTGCCACGGCTATATGAGCAATGCGGGGTTTCCTGAAACAAGAAAAGCGATTGCAGAAAAGGTTTCGTTAGAGCAAAATTTTCAAGTTGAATCAAAAAATGTTGTTATCTCCTGTGGTGCTGCCAGTGCGCTGAATTGCATCTTTAAAACTTTGCTAAATGAAGGCGATGAAGTGATTGTGCCTTCACCTTTTTTTAGCGAATACAGAAATTATGTTGGAAATTACAACGGAAAACTTGTAGAAGTTCCCTCAAAAGATGATTTTTCGCTCGAAATACAAGCGATAAAAGATGCACTTTCGCCAAAAACCGCTGCAATTTTAATAAACACTCCCAATAATCCGACTGGAAAAGTCTATTCACAAAAAGAAATCGAAGATTTGGTTTTTATTTTAGATGAATATTCAAAAAACTCAGAACGAAAGCCTTATCTCATCTTTGATGAACCGTACAGGGCAATCGTTTACGATGGCGTAACAATTCCAACAGTTTTCGACAAATATAATTATTCAATCGTAATTTCAAGTTTCGCAAAGGATTTGTCTATTCCAGGAGAGAGAATCGGTTATATGGCTGTTAATCCAAATTGCGATGAAGCGGACGAAGTTGTAAACGCTTTTACTTTTTGCCTTAGAACTTTGGGCTTTGTAAATGCGCCTGCTTTTTTTCAGAGAGTGATTTCAAAAACTTGGAATGCAAAAGTTGACTATTCGTCTTATAAAAAAAGGCGAGATTTACTGATGGCGATTTTGGATGAGGCAGGTTTTGAATATTTTAGACCGGATGGCGCTTTTTATCTTTTTGTAAAAGTTCCTGACTTTTGGAAGGGCGATGATGGATCTTTTTGCGAGCATCTGAAAAAATTTTTTATCTTGAGTGCACCAGGAATTGGTTTTGGCAAAAAAGGTTTTTTTCGACTTGCTTATTGTGTAAGTGAAAAAACGATTGTAAATTCAAGAGAAGCATTTATAAATGCTGCAAAATAA